The following coding sequences lie in one Maribacter forsetii DSM 18668 genomic window:
- a CDS encoding translocation/assembly module TamB domain-containing protein — translation MLVRTLLVLLLICVLGTIIFSLPVVQTLLAQFATKKINDQYGTHINIERLKVSLISWNTGLEGVFIEDYKQDTLFYVNELKTSILSIGNLAQGNLEFGDIDVDELNFKLKTYFGETNTNLEVFVDKLDNGKPRAPGTPPFKLSSSNVDIENSRFKYIDENLNNATVLNFDSLNINAGDFLILGPEVSADIQEMSFFSNRGLRVDRLATNFKYTKQQMRFDSLQIQTPLSALDGNLVFNYDRKDFADFLNKVNVVAEFKESKVAFDEVNLLYNEFGKGKEVTFNANVNGVLNDLNTDDLFLFSDDTGIRGDFNFKNLFNKQKPFSLNAEMKNVTSSYYQLNALLPNLIGKSLPSSFSKLGQFTIRGNAFITNSSVDAKVNLNTAVGSSYADIVLSDFNNIDNATYKGFISLIDFDLGDFIENKNLGKTTLDFNVEGKGFVKEKLNTEVIGQIYSIEFNKYNYQDLRVSGLIKDQLFDGSLISNDENFKFDFKGLANVAETRNNFNFIASVDYADLKKLNIINDSVSVFKGNVSMDITGTTLDNITGDIKFTQTSYQNVNDTYYFEDFVVTSSFGEDRERTININSPDIITGFMKGNFKVRELGKLVQNSLGSIYTNYRPFQISDGQNLSFNFKIYNKIVDVFFPEVRFDPNTFIKGNIVADDGDFKLNFASPSIEAFGTAADSIEVRIDNKNPLFNTFVSVGELDTPYYNFKDFNLINTTLKDTLFFRSEFKGGSEFNDSYNLNFYHTFNKDNKSVIGLKTSDVNFKGNKWVLNKDGDTKNKVILNRSLDSITIQEIVMNNEEKEQIRLKGQFADSTYKDLQLQFKIVSLDKITPVIDSLKLQGEVNGTLNVLQKDGIYLPSSNLNIDQFGINNIPLGDLAINIIGNKDLSEFQVNSQLSDNNVEKFSVVGSVENKGKIPKANLIANFNDFSLEPFSPLGEGIIDHIRGDIDGRVKIEGNVDNPNFNGLLTLDNAGIAVPYLNVDYGFAPRSRVVLKNQTFDFENIALEDVAKGTRANIDGTITHSFFKDWVLDLNVDTKNDRFLILNTEFKEGELYYGDGYLNGTGRIYGPTTALNITVDGATAKGTSLKIPLSDVASVGDYSFINFLEKKDKQRIESKLQLKDYQGLELEFNLDVTPDAEVEIVTDTKTGSSLKGTGAGIILIQINTNGKFEMYGDYVVVTGEFNYKFGGIIDKKFKVEPGGTINWDQKPLEAILDMEAVYSLNANPAPLLDDAGFTRRIPTDVIISLTGQLQKPDIDFGIDFPGTNSIVKSELEYRLQDPTVEEKNAIFLLAQGTFVNSQSGINQQAITGNLVQSASSILNSILSGGNDKFNLGLSYEQGILDRSADIETDDRIGVTVSTQISDRILFNGKVGVPVGASSETLVAGDFEIQVLLNEEGTLSANFFSRQSEIQAYLSDQQGSTQGAGISYEVDFNNFKELFQKILGAKPAVEKEPVKEVETPSSVMGNDSLIRFYDKPKSLN, via the coding sequence ATATTGGTTAGAACATTATTGGTGCTTTTGCTGATATGTGTTTTAGGTACTATCATTTTTTCACTGCCAGTGGTACAGACCTTGTTGGCACAGTTTGCTACGAAAAAAATTAACGATCAGTATGGTACGCATATCAATATTGAGCGCTTAAAGGTTTCTTTGATTTCTTGGAATACGGGTTTGGAAGGAGTCTTTATTGAAGACTACAAACAAGATACTTTATTCTATGTAAATGAGCTTAAAACCTCTATTCTTAGCATAGGTAATTTAGCTCAAGGTAACTTAGAATTCGGAGATATAGATGTTGATGAATTGAATTTTAAGCTTAAAACTTATTTCGGAGAAACGAATACTAATCTGGAGGTTTTCGTAGATAAGCTAGATAATGGTAAACCACGGGCTCCAGGTACGCCACCTTTTAAACTTTCCTCATCTAATGTAGATATTGAAAATAGTAGGTTTAAGTATATTGATGAAAATCTAAATAATGCGACTGTCTTAAATTTTGATAGTCTAAATATAAATGCAGGAGATTTTTTAATTCTAGGTCCTGAGGTTTCTGCAGATATTCAAGAGATGTCCTTTTTTAGTAATAGAGGATTAAGAGTTGATAGATTAGCAACAAATTTTAAGTATACAAAGCAGCAAATGCGCTTTGATTCCTTGCAAATACAAACTCCGCTTTCTGCTTTAGATGGTAATTTGGTATTTAATTATGACCGAAAAGATTTTGCGGATTTCTTGAACAAGGTTAATGTGGTAGCAGAGTTTAAAGAATCTAAGGTTGCTTTTGATGAAGTCAACTTGCTGTACAATGAATTTGGTAAGGGAAAAGAAGTAACGTTCAACGCCAATGTAAACGGAGTTTTAAATGATCTTAATACTGATGATCTCTTCCTGTTTTCTGATGATACCGGAATACGTGGCGATTTTAATTTTAAAAATTTATTTAACAAGCAAAAACCTTTTAGCTTAAATGCTGAAATGAAAAATGTTACAAGTAGTTATTATCAATTGAATGCTTTATTACCAAACTTAATTGGCAAGTCATTACCATCTTCTTTTAGTAAGCTTGGGCAATTTACTATTCGTGGTAATGCTTTTATTACCAATTCTTCAGTAGATGCAAAAGTAAATTTAAACACCGCCGTAGGTAGCAGCTATGCGGATATTGTACTAAGTGATTTTAATAATATTGACAATGCTACTTATAAAGGATTTATCTCTTTGATAGATTTTGATTTAGGTGATTTTATCGAAAATAAAAACCTAGGTAAAACGACTTTGGATTTCAACGTAGAAGGAAAAGGTTTTGTGAAAGAGAAACTGAACACTGAGGTAATAGGGCAAATATATTCCATAGAATTTAATAAATATAATTACCAAGATTTACGTGTTTCAGGTCTAATTAAAGATCAGTTGTTTGATGGTTCTTTGATTAGTAATGACGAGAATTTTAAATTTGATTTTAAGGGTCTAGCCAATGTGGCAGAAACAAGAAATAACTTCAATTTTATAGCTTCTGTAGATTATGCAGATTTAAAGAAGTTGAATATTATAAATGATAGTGTTTCTGTTTTTAAGGGTAATGTTAGTATGGATATTACCGGTACTACCTTAGATAATATTACCGGAGATATTAAATTTACACAAACCAGCTATCAAAACGTAAATGATACTTATTATTTTGAAGATTTTGTCGTGACCTCTAGCTTTGGTGAAGATCGTGAGCGCACTATCAATATAAACTCGCCAGATATAATTACCGGTTTTATGAAAGGTAATTTTAAAGTAAGGGAATTGGGTAAACTTGTACAAAACTCTTTGGGTAGTATTTATACAAATTATAGGCCGTTTCAAATATCTGATGGTCAAAATCTTTCCTTTAATTTTAAAATATATAACAAGATTGTAGACGTATTCTTTCCTGAGGTACGTTTTGATCCCAACACTTTTATAAAAGGGAATATAGTAGCGGATGATGGTGATTTTAAACTGAATTTTGCGTCTCCAAGTATAGAGGCTTTTGGTACGGCTGCCGATAGTATTGAGGTTAGAATTGATAATAAGAACCCGCTCTTCAATACTTTCGTTTCTGTGGGTGAATTGGATACGCCGTATTATAATTTTAAGGATTTTAATCTGATTAACACTACTTTAAAAGATACCTTGTTCTTTAGGTCAGAATTTAAGGGAGGTAGTGAATTTAACGATTCATATAACCTGAACTTTTATCATACATTTAATAAGGATAATAAATCCGTTATTGGTCTTAAAACTTCCGATGTTAATTTTAAAGGCAATAAATGGGTATTGAATAAAGATGGCGATACCAAAAACAAGGTTATACTAAATAGGTCTTTAGATAGCATTACAATTCAAGAAATTGTAATGAACAATGAAGAAAAAGAACAAATTCGATTGAAAGGTCAGTTTGCAGATTCAACATACAAAGATCTGCAGCTTCAGTTCAAAATTGTTTCTTTAGATAAGATTACACCTGTTATTGATAGTCTAAAACTTCAAGGAGAAGTTAATGGTACTTTGAATGTACTACAGAAAGACGGAATCTACCTGCCTTCGTCAAATTTGAATATCGATCAATTTGGAATTAATAATATTCCGTTGGGTGATTTAGCAATCAACATTATCGGGAATAAAGATTTATCTGAGTTTCAAGTAAATTCTCAATTATCAGACAATAATGTTGAAAAGTTCAGCGTAGTAGGAAGTGTTGAGAATAAGGGAAAAATACCTAAAGCAAACCTAATTGCAAATTTTAATGATTTTAGTTTAGAACCATTTAGTCCTTTGGGTGAAGGGATTATTGATCATATACGTGGTGATATTGATGGAAGGGTCAAGATAGAAGGTAATGTAGATAATCCTAATTTTAATGGGCTGCTGACTTTAGATAATGCGGGTATTGCTGTGCCATATTTAAATGTTGATTATGGTTTTGCGCCTCGATCAAGGGTAGTTCTTAAGAATCAGACTTTTGATTTTGAAAATATAGCGTTAGAAGATGTGGCAAAAGGTACACGTGCCAATATTGATGGTACAATAACACATAGTTTCTTCAAAGATTGGGTTTTAGACTTAAACGTAGACACTAAGAATGATAGATTCTTAATTTTGAATACCGAATTTAAGGAGGGTGAATTATATTATGGAGATGGGTATTTAAATGGAACCGGACGTATTTATGGACCAACTACTGCACTGAATATAACTGTAGACGGAGCTACCGCTAAAGGAACTTCTTTAAAAATACCACTAAGTGATGTTGCAAGTGTAGGTGATTATTCTTTTATCAATTTTTTAGAGAAGAAGGATAAACAGCGAATTGAAAGTAAGCTCCAATTAAAGGATTACCAAGGGCTAGAGCTAGAATTTAACCTTGACGTTACTCCTGATGCAGAAGTTGAAATTGTAACTGATACAAAAACCGGAAGCTCTTTGAAAGGAACTGGTGCAGGAATTATCTTAATTCAAATCAATACCAATGGTAAGTTTGAAATGTATGGGGATTATGTTGTTGTAACAGGTGAGTTCAATTATAAGTTTGGTGGTATCATAGACAAGAAATTTAAGGTAGAGCCTGGTGGTACCATAAACTGGGATCAAAAACCTTTAGAAGCTATTTTAGATATGGAGGCGGTATATTCTTTAAATGCCAATCCTGCGCCTTTGCTTGATGATGCTGGATTTACGAGAAGAATCCCTACTGATGTAATTATTAGTCTAACAGGGCAACTTCAAAAACCGGATATTGATTTCGGTATTGATTTTCCGGGTACCAACTCCATCGTCAAATCAGAATTGGAATATCGTTTGCAAGATCCTACAGTTGAAGAAAAAAATGCCATATTCTTATTGGCACAAGGTACATTCGTAAATTCTCAAAGTGGTATCAATCAACAAGCGATAACAGGTAACTTGGTTCAAAGTGCATCCAGTATTCTAAACTCTATATTAAGCGGTGGTAATGATAAATTTAATCTTGGTTTATCTTATGAGCAAGGTATATTGGATCGGTCAGCTGATATAGAAACGGATGATAGAATAGGGGTTACGGTATCTACTCAAATATCAGATAGAATATTGTTTAATGGTAAAGTAGGTGTTCCGGTGGGCGCATCTAGTGAAACATTGGTTGCGGGTGATTTTGAAATTCAGGTATTGCTGAATGAAGAGGGTACGCTAAGTGCTAATTTTTTCAGTAGACAAAGTGAAATACAAGCCTATTTATCTGATCAACAAGGTTCCACTCAAGGTGCAGGAATATCTTATGAGGTAGATTTCAATAATTTTAAAGAACTATTCCAAAAGATTTTGGGTGCTAAGCCTGCAGTTGAGAAAGAACCTGTAAAAGAAGTTGAAACCCCATCTTCAGTCATGGGTAATGATAGTTTAATCCGATTTTATGACAAGCCTAAATCATTAAATTAA
- a CDS encoding 16S rRNA (uracil(1498)-N(3))-methyltransferase, whose protein sequence is MQLFYNSDIKDTDATFIFDSNESKHIIKVLRKKNGDQLWITNGYGYLFEAKIIGDNLKKCEVELVSSKKTYAKSHWLHIAVAPTKMNDRFEWFLEKATEIGIDEITPIICDRSERKVLKLERMQRVLESAMKQSLQTYLPKLNEPISFSEFLEKPAAELQFIAHCEDTERHELKRRVAADKDVTILIGPEGDFSPEEIKNAMQKGYAPVAMGKTRLRTETAAIVACTIIATINNG, encoded by the coding sequence ATGCAATTATTTTATAATTCAGATATAAAAGACACTGATGCCACTTTCATTTTCGATAGTAATGAAAGTAAGCACATCATAAAAGTTTTGAGAAAAAAAAATGGTGACCAGCTATGGATTACAAATGGTTACGGTTATTTATTTGAAGCAAAAATAATTGGGGATAATTTAAAAAAATGCGAGGTAGAACTGGTGTCCTCTAAAAAAACCTATGCAAAATCTCATTGGTTACATATAGCAGTTGCACCAACCAAAATGAATGATCGTTTTGAGTGGTTTTTAGAAAAAGCTACCGAAATAGGCATTGATGAAATTACACCTATCATTTGTGACAGATCAGAACGCAAAGTACTAAAACTTGAACGTATGCAACGTGTGTTAGAATCAGCCATGAAGCAATCTTTGCAAACATATCTACCTAAACTAAACGAACCCATTAGTTTTTCTGAATTTTTAGAAAAACCAGCTGCTGAATTACAATTTATTGCGCATTGTGAAGACACCGAAAGGCATGAACTAAAAAGAAGGGTCGCTGCAGATAAAGATGTTACTATTTTAATAGGTCCCGAAGGTGATTTTTCTCCCGAAGAGATTAAAAATGCTATGCAAAAAGGATACGCCCCAGTTGCTATGGGCAAAACAAGATTAAGAACAGAAACTGCCGCAATCGTAGCTTGCACTATTATAGCAACCATTAACAATGGCTAA
- a CDS encoding AI-2E family transporter, which yields MTAKTISQGILRAIGVLVGIALLLYFLYTIQSVIAYLAIAAVTALIGSPLVRFFRLRLKLPNILAVIITMILMVGLLVGIIALFIPLLTEQGKNLSLLDIDELQKSLNTLYHQITNYLGLSSHIVEDVIDDSGLEQNILQGLDIGFIPNFLNSFLNILSTASIGLFSVLFISFFFLKDSKLFEHGLLIFVPVDKKKGTTNSIGKINGLLSRYFVGLLLQIFILFVIYTIVLLIVGIENAVVIAFLCALFNIIPYIGPIIGGVIMLTLTMTSNLGSNFSEVILPKTGYVFLGLLFGQLVDNFFSQPFIFSNSVKSHPLEIFLVIIIAGLLFGTVGMIVAVPGYTAIKVILKEFLSDNQIVKSLTHNL from the coding sequence ATGACCGCAAAAACCATATCGCAAGGCATATTAAGAGCAATAGGTGTATTAGTTGGCATAGCTCTTTTACTATATTTTTTATACACGATACAATCTGTTATCGCATACTTAGCAATTGCAGCTGTTACCGCATTAATAGGCAGTCCTTTAGTACGTTTTTTTAGATTACGACTTAAACTACCAAACATACTTGCAGTTATTATAACGATGATTCTCATGGTTGGTTTGTTAGTAGGTATTATAGCTCTATTCATACCATTGTTAACAGAGCAAGGCAAAAACCTGTCCTTACTTGATATAGACGAATTACAAAAAAGTTTAAACACATTATACCATCAAATCACGAATTACCTGGGCTTATCATCGCATATAGTAGAAGATGTAATTGATGATTCTGGTTTAGAACAAAATATTCTACAGGGCTTAGATATTGGTTTTATACCAAATTTTTTAAACTCCTTTTTAAATATATTGAGCACAGCGAGTATCGGTTTATTTTCAGTTCTCTTTATTTCTTTTTTCTTTTTAAAGGACAGTAAATTATTTGAACACGGTTTATTAATTTTCGTTCCAGTTGATAAAAAGAAAGGCACCACCAATTCAATTGGAAAAATTAATGGATTATTGTCAAGATACTTTGTTGGTCTTTTACTACAAATTTTTATTCTATTTGTGATTTATACGATAGTTTTATTAATAGTAGGTATTGAAAATGCAGTAGTTATAGCCTTTCTATGCGCCCTTTTTAATATCATACCTTACATAGGTCCTATAATAGGTGGTGTTATTATGTTGACATTGACCATGACCAGTAATTTAGGCTCAAATTTCAGTGAAGTAATATTACCAAAAACAGGCTATGTATTTTTAGGATTGCTATTTGGTCAGTTGGTAGACAATTTTTTCTCCCAACCTTTTATATTTTCCAATAGTGTAAAATCTCATCCTTTAGAGATTTTCTTGGTTATTATCATTGCAGGCTTGTTATTTGGTACCGTAGGTATGATAGTTGCTGTTCCTGGATACACCGCTATTAAAGTTATTTTAAAAGAATTTCTTTCTGATAACCAAATAGTAAAATCTTTGACCCATAATCTTTAG
- the tsaD gene encoding tRNA (adenosine(37)-N6)-threonylcarbamoyltransferase complex transferase subunit TsaD, translating into MSEHDTIYILAIESSCDDTSAAVLMNDKVLSNVVATQAIHEEYGGVVPELASRAHQQNIVPVVHQAIAKANIDKKQLSAIAFTRGPGLMGSLLVGTSFAKSLSLGLQIPLIEVNHMKAHILAHFINEETMKAPSFPFLALTISGGHTQIVQVNDFFDMKIIGQTLDDAVGEAFDKSAKILGLPYPGGPLIDKYAATGNPHKFEFTIPNVKDLDFSFSGLKTNILYFIQRQTKENPDFIKNNLEDICASIQYTIITILMRKLKKAVKQTGIKEIAIGGGVSANSGIRNALVEAQSKFGWKTYIPKFEYCTDNAAMIGIVGYQKYKNEKFSQQDVTAKARYVIS; encoded by the coding sequence ATGTCTGAACACGATACAATTTATATACTTGCTATAGAATCTTCCTGTGATGACACTTCTGCGGCAGTTTTAATGAACGATAAAGTGCTCAGTAATGTTGTGGCTACCCAGGCTATTCACGAAGAATATGGAGGGGTTGTACCAGAACTTGCTTCAAGAGCGCATCAACAAAATATAGTCCCTGTCGTTCATCAAGCCATAGCCAAAGCAAATATCGATAAAAAACAATTATCAGCCATAGCATTTACACGCGGACCTGGACTAATGGGCTCATTACTTGTAGGCACCTCATTTGCAAAATCTTTATCATTAGGTTTACAAATACCTCTTATTGAAGTTAACCACATGAAAGCCCATATTTTAGCTCATTTTATAAATGAGGAAACTATGAAGGCACCATCATTTCCTTTTTTGGCATTGACCATAAGTGGAGGTCATACACAAATTGTTCAAGTCAACGATTTCTTTGATATGAAAATTATTGGGCAAACTTTAGATGATGCAGTTGGTGAAGCATTTGATAAGAGTGCAAAAATTTTAGGTCTACCCTACCCTGGCGGACCATTAATAGATAAATATGCCGCAACTGGCAATCCTCATAAATTTGAATTCACCATACCAAATGTAAAAGACTTGGATTTTAGTTTTAGCGGATTAAAAACCAATATTTTATACTTTATTCAAAGACAAACGAAAGAAAATCCGGATTTTATCAAGAACAATTTGGAGGATATTTGTGCTTCTATACAATATACAATCATCACTATATTGATGAGAAAATTGAAAAAAGCTGTAAAACAGACTGGTATAAAAGAAATTGCCATTGGCGGTGGAGTATCAGCAAATTCCGGTATTAGAAACGCACTGGTTGAAGCACAATCCAAGTTTGGATGGAAAACCTATATTCCTAAATTTGAGTATTGCACTGACAATGCGGCCATGATAGGTATTGTAGGCTATCAAAAATACAAGAATGAGAAATTTTCTCAACAAGATGTAACGGCTAAAGCCAGGTATGTTATATCATAG
- a CDS encoding DUF4159 domain-containing protein — translation MKKLTIYLVLSLLFCSFQIFSQEIAILKYQGGGDWYANPTALPNLITYCNNNIDTNINSKPETVEVGSSSIFQYPFLHMTGHGNVVFSDQEIENLRNYLLSGGFLHIDDNYGMKPYITREIKKLFPNTELEELGAEHQIFKNTYSFPKGLPKIHEHDGQRPQAFAISKNNRIVLLFTSESDLGDGWEDPSVHNDPAEVREKALQMGANIITYAFKN, via the coding sequence ATGAAAAAACTTACAATATATCTTGTTTTAAGCCTGTTATTCTGCAGTTTTCAGATATTTTCACAAGAAATAGCTATTTTAAAATATCAAGGTGGTGGAGATTGGTACGCCAACCCCACTGCATTACCTAACTTAATTACCTATTGCAACAATAATATTGACACAAACATAAACAGTAAACCAGAAACCGTAGAGGTTGGTAGTAGTTCCATTTTTCAATATCCTTTTTTACATATGACAGGGCATGGTAATGTTGTGTTTTCTGATCAGGAAATAGAAAACTTAAGAAACTACCTTTTATCCGGTGGATTTTTACATATTGATGATAATTATGGCATGAAGCCTTATATCACTAGAGAAATCAAAAAGCTTTTTCCAAATACAGAACTAGAGGAGTTAGGTGCTGAACATCAGATATTTAAAAACACCTACTCTTTTCCAAAAGGGTTGCCAAAAATTCATGAGCATGATGGGCAACGCCCGCAAGCATTTGCCATATCAAAAAACAATAGAATTGTATTATTGTTTACATCAGAATCAGATTTAGGTGATGGCTGGGAAGACCCATCGGTGCACAACGACCCTGCAGAGGTAAGAGAAAAAGCATTACAAATGGGCGCCAATATTATAACTTATGCCTTTAAAAATTAA
- a CDS encoding DUF1223 domain-containing protein: MLDKKLIILLFFGAGLFLTSFIPSQPSKDNKVGDAFSSKFSEKAFNGVVVLELFTSQGCSSCPPADELLQEVKVRYPDNVFVLSYHVDYWNYIGWADPFSNKDFTEKQSSYNRKFGYKGNYTPELVVNGKEHLVGSNKGKVLNAINKYSVLKSENQFIVQNLNRETDKINFNYTIAGDTSGKNVRAVLVLNERTTQVKRGENRQRTLVNSNIVVAEKTIKIANSSLSGSIAIPSTVKNKEELFLMLIMENNNGDILGAVKEAI, translated from the coding sequence ATGTTAGATAAAAAATTGATTATTCTTTTGTTTTTTGGAGCAGGTCTTTTTTTAACCTCCTTTATTCCATCCCAACCGAGTAAAGATAATAAAGTTGGTGATGCTTTTTCTTCAAAGTTTTCAGAAAAAGCATTTAACGGAGTAGTAGTGCTAGAGCTTTTTACTTCACAAGGTTGTTCTAGTTGTCCGCCAGCGGATGAATTATTGCAGGAAGTTAAGGTTAGGTATCCTGATAATGTATTTGTGCTTAGTTACCATGTTGATTATTGGAACTATATAGGTTGGGCTGATCCATTTAGTAATAAGGACTTTACTGAAAAACAAAGCAGTTATAATAGAAAATTTGGATATAAAGGGAACTACACCCCGGAATTGGTGGTTAACGGTAAAGAGCATCTAGTAGGTTCAAATAAAGGAAAGGTTTTAAATGCAATCAATAAATATTCTGTTTTGAAATCAGAGAACCAATTTATTGTTCAAAATTTAAATAGAGAAACGGACAAAATAAATTTCAATTATACTATTGCTGGAGATACTTCAGGTAAAAATGTGCGAGCTGTTTTAGTTTTAAACGAGAGGACAACACAAGTAAAAAGAGGAGAGAACAGACAAAGAACGTTAGTAAACTCCAACATTGTGGTGGCAGAAAAGACGATAAAAATTGCAAATAGCAGTCTTAGTGGTTCTATAGCCATCCCTTCAACCGTTAAAAATAAAGAAGAACTTTTTCTTATGTTGATAATGGAAAACAACAATGGCGATATCTTGGGTGCGGTAAAAGAAGCTATTTAA
- a CDS encoding THUMP-like domain-containing protein, which translates to MNKEIISSEVQNFIDDNLKTDIHKIILSKPKFKNVSQKELAEQIESKVRAKSKLPTWFKTKNIYYPNKLNLSQTSSEITANYKASLIEGNSLIDVTGGFGVDSFAFSRKVSQVTHIENNEALSKIADYNFTQMGTTNIKCISEDGLAFLNNTSNSYNWLYVDPSRRDKNNKKVYYLADCEPNVVSNMDLLLSKSSNLIIKTGPLLDIKSGLKELGSVKEIHIVAVNNDVKELLWLIEKGFNNETLIKTVNFKSNNTQEFNFNISDEEHTISEYSEPLAYIYEPNTSILKSGSFHFIGKHFNLYKLHPNSHLYTSEKLIEFPGRIFKVEDIYDYSKKTFKKSGISKANITTRNFPDSVEKIRKKLGIKDGGINYLFFTTNIAEKLVSISCFQI; encoded by the coding sequence GTGAATAAAGAAATAATAAGTAGTGAAGTTCAAAATTTTATTGATGATAACCTAAAAACCGATATTCACAAAATCATTTTATCAAAACCAAAGTTCAAAAATGTCAGCCAAAAAGAGTTGGCTGAACAAATCGAGTCAAAAGTAAGGGCAAAATCAAAATTACCTACATGGTTTAAAACCAAAAATATATATTACCCTAACAAACTTAATCTTTCACAGACTTCATCAGAAATTACAGCAAATTACAAAGCTTCATTAATAGAAGGTAATTCCTTAATTGATGTAACTGGTGGATTTGGAGTAGATTCATTTGCGTTTTCCCGTAAAGTAAGCCAAGTCACTCACATCGAAAATAACGAGGCTCTATCTAAAATTGCCGATTACAACTTTACCCAAATGGGTACTACAAATATAAAATGTATTTCAGAAGATGGATTAGCATTTTTGAATAACACATCTAACTCATATAATTGGCTTTATGTAGACCCATCTAGAAGAGACAAGAACAACAAAAAAGTATATTACTTAGCTGATTGCGAACCCAATGTAGTAAGCAACATGGATCTTTTACTGTCAAAATCTTCGAATCTAATTATTAAAACTGGACCATTGTTAGATATTAAAAGTGGCTTAAAGGAATTGGGATCTGTAAAAGAGATACACATTGTGGCTGTTAACAATGATGTAAAGGAGCTACTTTGGCTAATTGAAAAGGGTTTTAATAATGAAACTCTTATAAAAACAGTAAATTTTAAATCTAATAACACACAAGAGTTCAATTTTAATATAAGCGACGAGGAACATACAATCTCTGAATATTCAGAACCTTTAGCATATATATATGAACCAAACACATCCATTTTAAAATCTGGTTCGTTTCATTTTATAGGAAAGCATTTCAACTTATATAAACTTCACCCTAATTCACATTTGTACACATCAGAAAAATTAATTGAGTTCCCTGGGCGTATATTTAAAGTTGAAGATATTTATGATTACTCAAAAAAAACATTTAAAAAATCAGGGATTTCCAAAGCCAATATCACCACAAGAAACTTCCCGGATTCGGTAGAAAAAATCAGAAAAAAACTAGGCATTAAAGACGGTGGAATTAACTATCTTTTCTTCACAACCAACATTGCCGAAAAATTAGTGTCTATTTCATGTTTTCAGATTTAA